DNA from Kitasatospora herbaricolor:
CCGGCACCTGACCCAAGGCCGGGCACGCTCGCGCAATCGATCCCAACAACTAGACCCTGGGGTCCTTAAGCCGTAGGTGGCGGCGCACGCCGGATGCTTCGCGATCCATTCTGCGACGCTCGAACCGGCAAGCTCGCAAGGCGAGGACTGGGATGCCAGTCACTTCTTGACTCAGGAACTGACGATGCTTCGTTCTCACCTGGTACTCGGCCCAGTCGACCGGCTCTGACCTGCTGCGGAACCGTCGGCACCTGCCGGCGATGGTCCGCCTTGCACAGCCCACAGACGACCCAGAACTGGAACCCGCTCTACAAGGATTGGCGTGCGCCCCTGGCTCTCACCTGCGGCCGCCCAACCTGGCCACCTGGCCGCGTCCGCGCGGGCAGCGACCTCAATTCACCGTCATGAAGGACCCACAATCCGTCTACCCCAGCGGTGCGTTCAAGATCGCAGTAGCAATGAGACCAAGGCCCTTCGCCATGCGGACCGGGACGGCGTTGCCGATCTGCCGCTCGATGGAACCGTAGTTTCCGTAGAACCTGTACGTCACGGGGAACGTCTGGAAGGTCGCGGCCTCACGCAGTGTCAGTCCGCGGTTCTTCGTTGGGTGGATGAACGTACCGCAGGCCGGCGTCGTGCAACGGGTAGTCATCGTGGGAGCCGGTTCATCGAGCTTGATCCTCCCGTACGAGGAGGCAGCGTTGCGCGGGTTGGCGAGGCGCCTATGGCAATCCAACTGGTGCTCTACCGGAAGGTCGAAGCGGTTCCCGCCCACTGGGATGGCCGCGATCCTCGCCTCGACAGCAGCCGAGCTAGTTCGGTGGACATCTAGCGAGTCGTCTGTACGTCGGTGGCGCGCAAGGTGATCCAGCGCGTGTCGAGCGGTCCGGGGGGTTGCCCGGAAGCTGTCTGGCAGCAGGTCGATCACGTCTCTCTCGAAGAGAAACGGCACGTCAGCACGGAGCGCGAAGCAGATGAACCGCTTCCGCCGCTGCGGCACACCGAACATGGCCGCGTCCAGGACAGTTGCTTTCAACTTGTATCCGGCACCAGTCAACAGACGATCAAGTTCGGGGCGCCGGCTGTCACGGGCGAGTCCGGGTACGTTCTCCAACAGCACGACTTTCGGCCGCAGCGCCTCAACGAATCGGAAGGTATCCAGGACAAGGTCGTTGCGTCGCTCATCAACTGCACCGTTCGCCAAGCTGGAAAATCCCTGGCACGGCGGGCAGGCCTTGAGCAGGTCAAGTTCGCCCGGGACGAGCCCGGCAGCAGCCAGGATGTCCGCTGGCTCCACAGCCCGGATGTCCTTCGCGAAGAGACACACTCTCGGGTGATTCCTGCGGTACGTTTCCGCAGCTTCCGGGTCGTTCTCCACGGCGGCGAGCATCCGAAAGCCGGCGTCTCTCAGGCCTCGTGTCGCTCCCCCCGCCCCGGCGAACAGGTCGACAGCGCTGTACGTGGGCATGGCGCGATCTTAGTCGGTCAGGCCACCTGCGCGACAGGTGAACCCTGGTGACGGTTACTCAGATGTGCTTAGCTCGTGCTCTACGTGACGACACCGGGGTGGGTGGGCATATGAGGCATGCGAGTGCGGACGAGCCGGAGACCAACAGCTTGATCCCGGCACTGCCAAGGCAGAGCTCCAAGAGCCGTGGGGAGTCTGAAGCTGGCACGCCCCTTGGGGATGAAGCCTCCGCGCCCTACCGCATGCGGATCAGCAGGCTCACGGTCGACAAGCTGGGCATCAAGCTGTACGACCGCGTCTCCGCTGTCCTCGCAGAGATCATCGCCAATGCATACGACGCGGATGCAACAGAGGTAACAGTGCGCCTGCCGTTCGATACATGGCTGGCTCCAATGGCTGGAAAGCCCATTACCGAGCCGCATGAGATCACGGTCGTGGACAACGGGCACGGGATGACGTCCGATGAGGTGAATAGCCATTACCTGCTCGTCGGCTCTGATCGGCGTAGGCGTTTCGGAAAGGACACGTCTCGACGCAGAGAACGGCGCGTAATGGGACGGAAGGGTATCGGGAAGCTAGCGCCATTCGGCATCTGCCGAACAGTGGAAGTCATCACTGCCGGCGGCGAGCCAACGGAACACGGTTATCGCGTATCCCATATCAAGCTTCACCTCGAAGACATGTTGTTTGACAGCGAGAAGGATTACATCCCTGAGGTCGGACATCGGGACGGCACCTTCAGCCCGAAGGCAGGCACAACGATTCACCTTTCGGACTTCAATCGAAAGCTGGTACCCAAGGGAGAGGAACTGCACAGGCAGCTGTGCGCTCGATTTGGAATCCGCCGTGACGACTGGGACGTCAATGTAGTTAACACAGGGCTGAGCGGAGCACTGCCCGGGTTCACGGAAGATTCGTTTCGTCTCGGAGAGCTAAAGATCGACCTTCAGGAGGACACGAAGGTCACGTTCGATCGGACCCTGATTCCACACACAGGCGCTGACCCTCTCCCCGTCTCAGGCTGGCTTGCCTACGCCAAAGATGCCTATAAAGACGAAGTTATGGCCGGGGTCCGGATCTATGTCCGGGGAAAGATCGTCGCCACTACCCGAGACTTCGGAGCCACCAGTGGCTACACAGGAGAATGGGGCGTCCGCTCGTACCTGGCGGGGGAAATCCATGCCGAGTGGCTCGACGAGGAGGAAGACCTGGTTCGCTCTGACCGCCAAGACATCATCTGGTCTTCTGAGCTTGGTCAGGTGCTGCAGACTTGGGGCGTAGGACAGATCAAGGCTCTTGCCAAACGAGGACGGTCGTCAGTCCGAAAGCGCACCAGAGAGGTTTTCGAGCAAGCCGCCGACTTGAACTCACGTCTCCTCGCCGACGCACCAGGCGACTCGCGATATCGGGATTCAGTAAAAGAAGCTTTCCGCGCCCTCGTATCCGACAGCGACCGCGAGTCAGCTTCGGATCCTGAAAGAGTCGAGCGTTACGTCGAGCTAGCCAAAACCATCGCGCCGCATCGGGATCTCCTGGACACTCTACGCAAGGTATCAGAAGAGGTGGACAATCCCCTCGACGTAGTCCTTGCCCTGTTCCAGAAGGCCAGAATCGCAGAATTCTACGCACTTGGCCAGGTGGCACAGGAACGCGTGGATGTCGTCAATAGGCTCCGCGATCTTATCGCGGACGGAAATACCCTTGAGCGACCTCTTCAGGAGCTAATCGAGAAAGCTCCCTGGTTGCTGGCCCCCGAGTGGACTCCTCTGGGAATGAACGAAACCCTGGATCGTGTCCGGGACAGCTTCGAGACCTGGTGCTTCACAAACCGGGGGAGTTTTGTTGCGACCCCAAGCATCCCCAATTCCGAGCGTCGGCCAGATTTCGTACTTCTCAACGGTGCCAGAGGGACACTCTGGGTCGTAGAGATCAAGCGAGTCAACTACCGACTGACGGATGAAGAGTTCAGCCGGGCAGTGGATTACCTAGGGGCACTAGAAGACTTCCTGGATGACACCCCTGAGCTAGGAAGGGAATTTCCTATCAGGCGCCTCACCTTTATTGTCGATCACATTGATCGACTGAGTCGCGCCAATCGCAAGCTTCTTGAGAACAATGAACAGATTGAACGGCGCAACTGGCACGACCTTCTTGAGCAGACCGATCGAGCCCATCGAGATTTCCTCGCAAAGGTCAAGAAGATCCGCCATCAGTCTGCAGGCCTGTAGGATTCAGGAAGACCCCGTCACCCCGGACAGTCCTGGTGAACGCTGTCCGGGGCGTTGTCCGGCCTGTTACCCCAGTTCAGGGCCCATGCCCGGACAGCCGGACAGCCCGGACAGTAACCCCCTTGCCGTTGGCTGTCCGGGCTACTGGCCGACTCCGCTCAGGGCGTTCAAGTGGTCGAGGTACACCCTCGTACCGGGCTCATTGCCGTACTGCATACTGACCAGGCCCGCCAGTTCGCGGCTTACGGCCAGCAGCGATGGGAGCGACTGCCGTTCACCCCTCAGAGCCCATTCACCGTAGTTCAGGGCACGTTCCAAGTCCCCGTCCCGGGCAGCGACTACGCCCAGCGTCAGCCGCGCTTCCGCGATGCGCATGGGTGAGCGTTCCGTGCCGTCATAGTCGGTGCTAGCCCGGATGACTTCTTCTGCGAGAGTCGTGGCGAGCTTGTTCTCGCCGAGCATCCGGTAGCAGTCCATGGCGTAGAAGTCGTACTTCGCCGGGTCCACCACGAAGTGGTTGTCCAGATTCTCGGGGTAGGGCATGCCTTCGAGCAGGCGGCGCCCGCGGTCGAGCGCCACCTCGGCCTGCCGGCGATCCCCGAGGCGAGCCCACGCCTTGGCCTCCTGAGCGGCGAGCTGCACCGCAACGCCCTGGTGCGCCGCCACCTCGGCGCCCGCCCTGGACGCGGCGATTACGCCCCGGTAGTCGCCAGTAGTCAGCGCGAACCAAGCCCGCATCTCGTTCGCCCAACCCTGGATGCCCGCATGCTCGGCCTCGGCCCCGAGCGAGAGCGCTGCCCGCCGGGTGGACTCGGCCGCCCGCTTGTCACCCATGTCGTACTCAACACAGCCCACGAGCAGGGCCAGCCAGCCAGACATGGCCAGTACTTCCCGGTGCTGCGCCAGCGTTAGCCGCTGAGCTTGGAGCCCGACCACCCGCTTCAGCCACTGCCGCCCTTCGACGGCGAGCTGCGCGCTCGGGAGCTGGGCATATTCCGAGCAGAGCCGGTCGGTCGTGATGCGGAGTGCGTCCATCGTCGCGTTGTCCACGTCGGAGGCTTGCAGGCGGCTGATGATGTCGAGCGTCTCCATCCCGCTCGCCGCGGCGATTTCGGCATTACCGTCCCGGCGGCCGGCAACCGGGAAGAGCGCGTGCGTGACGGTCCCGAAGGTCGCGGCAATGAGCGGTTGGTAGAACTCGCTCGGCACTACTTCACCAGACTCCCAGCGCTTCCACTGCCGGAGCATCGTCGGGTCCTCCGGCAGTCTCTTCGGCGAGTGCGCCCTCAACGCCGCGATGGTGTCAGCCTGCGACCAGCCGCGAGCGTCCCGCTCTGCGGTCATACGCCGTGCCCATGCGGGCCTGTCCAAGCTCATGGTGCCCTCCCTGTGGGGGTGGTGCTTGCTCTGAGTTTGGCACTGCAAAACGCCTGGACAGCAGGGGGTGACAGACCAGTGACACCCCCTGTGTCACCCAGTGACACCTGCCCCTGTCACTAGTGGATCACTCGCGACTATCCGATGGTTAGTCAGGAACGGACGATCCGACTACACGCCGTTCAAGTTCAGCGACCCGTGCCACCAACTGCTCCACCTGGGAGGCGAGATTCTCCACCTGGCTACGCACATCGCCGCCCGCAAGCGAGGGCGTGCCTGTTTCAAGTGCCGCCGGGTCCAAGTCACTTCGGACAAAGGTGCCCCGTCCGGGACTGGCCGCGATGAGCCCTTCCTCACGGAGCACCCGAAGGCCGTTGTGCACGGTCATCTCGGCGATCCCAAACCGCTCCGCAAGCTTCTTCACGGAGGGCAGCTTCGCCCCTGGCTGGTGCACCCCTGAAGCGATCTCCGCCCGGAGAATGTCCGCCACCT
Protein-coding regions in this window:
- a CDS encoding DNA cytosine methyltransferase gives rise to the protein MPTYSAVDLFAGAGGATRGLRDAGFRMLAAVENDPEAAETYRRNHPRVCLFAKDIRAVEPADILAAAGLVPGELDLLKACPPCQGFSSLANGAVDERRNDLVLDTFRFVEALRPKVVLLENVPGLARDSRRPELDRLLTGAGYKLKATVLDAAMFGVPQRRKRFICFALRADVPFLFERDVIDLLPDSFRATPRTARHALDHLARHRRTDDSLDVHRTSSAAVEARIAAIPVGGNRFDLPVEHQLDCHRRLANPRNAASSYGRIKLDEPAPTMTTRCTTPACGTFIHPTKNRGLTLREAATFQTFPVTYRFYGNYGSIERQIGNAVPVRMAKGLGLIATAILNAPLG
- a CDS encoding ATP-binding protein, coding for MIPALPRQSSKSRGESEAGTPLGDEASAPYRMRISRLTVDKLGIKLYDRVSAVLAEIIANAYDADATEVTVRLPFDTWLAPMAGKPITEPHEITVVDNGHGMTSDEVNSHYLLVGSDRRRRFGKDTSRRRERRVMGRKGIGKLAPFGICRTVEVITAGGEPTEHGYRVSHIKLHLEDMLFDSEKDYIPEVGHRDGTFSPKAGTTIHLSDFNRKLVPKGEELHRQLCARFGIRRDDWDVNVVNTGLSGALPGFTEDSFRLGELKIDLQEDTKVTFDRTLIPHTGADPLPVSGWLAYAKDAYKDEVMAGVRIYVRGKIVATTRDFGATSGYTGEWGVRSYLAGEIHAEWLDEEEDLVRSDRQDIIWSSELGQVLQTWGVGQIKALAKRGRSSVRKRTREVFEQAADLNSRLLADAPGDSRYRDSVKEAFRALVSDSDRESASDPERVERYVELAKTIAPHRDLLDTLRKVSEEVDNPLDVVLALFQKARIAEFYALGQVAQERVDVVNRLRDLIADGNTLERPLQELIEKAPWLLAPEWTPLGMNETLDRVRDSFETWCFTNRGSFVATPSIPNSERRPDFVLLNGARGTLWVVEIKRVNYRLTDEEFSRAVDYLGALEDFLDDTPELGREFPIRRLTFIVDHIDRLSRANRKLLENNEQIERRNWHDLLEQTDRAHRDFLAKVKKIRHQSAGL
- a CDS encoding XRE family transcriptional regulator, which produces MSLDRPAWARRMTAERDARGWSQADTIAALRAHSPKRLPEDPTMLRQWKRWESGEVVPSEFYQPLIAATFGTVTHALFPVAGRRDGNAEIAAASGMETLDIISRLQASDVDNATMDALRITTDRLCSEYAQLPSAQLAVEGRQWLKRVVGLQAQRLTLAQHREVLAMSGWLALLVGCVEYDMGDKRAAESTRRAALSLGAEAEHAGIQGWANEMRAWFALTTGDYRGVIAASRAGAEVAAHQGVAVQLAAQEAKAWARLGDRRQAEVALDRGRRLLEGMPYPENLDNHFVVDPAKYDFYAMDCYRMLGENKLATTLAEEVIRASTDYDGTERSPMRIAEARLTLGVVAARDGDLERALNYGEWALRGERQSLPSLLAVSRELAGLVSMQYGNEPGTRVYLDHLNALSGVGQ
- a CDS encoding GntR family transcriptional regulator, giving the protein MTLVQGERAPYMQVADILRAEIASGVHQPGAKLPSVKKLAERFGIAEMTVHNGLRVLREEGLIAASPGRGTFVRSDLDPAALETGTPSLAGGDVRSQVENLASQVEQLVARVAELERRVVGSSVPD